One stretch of Haladaptatus sp. R4 DNA includes these proteins:
- the lysA gene encoding diaminopimelate decarboxylase, with amino-acid sequence MTPAVESHNPPVRRLTDWSDARLEALADEHGTPLYVVDCLRVRQNYRRLSRAFPDADVHFAAKANTSKAVLKTLEAEDASIECASAGETVRAFDAGFSGERVHYTAVNPPGDDLDRVVELAAEQPDLTITVGAEDTIDRLAERGYDGRLCLRVNPGIGAGHHEKVRTGADAKFGVPYDRAAPLLESAAADFDVVGIHAHAGSGISGDDLGNHRELVSRMGELARTIDLPLEFVDVGGGFGVPYRPDDSPLDLDSVAAATRDALGDVDATLVVEPGRYLVADAGVLLTEVNTVKDTPETTLVGIDAGMTTLARPALYDSYHHIRTVGKDGSPVESTVAGPICESSDTFGTHVLADPTRGDVLAIGNAGAYGYEMASQYNSRPRPAVVAVDGDRTAVAHRRETIADVTATETEVTWE; translated from the coding sequence ATGACTCCCGCAGTCGAGAGCCACAATCCGCCGGTGCGGCGACTCACCGACTGGTCGGACGCCCGACTCGAAGCGCTCGCGGACGAGCACGGAACGCCGCTGTACGTCGTCGATTGTCTGCGTGTCCGCCAGAACTACCGACGGCTCTCCCGCGCGTTCCCGGACGCGGACGTTCACTTCGCCGCGAAGGCAAACACCTCGAAGGCGGTGCTCAAAACGCTCGAAGCCGAAGACGCGAGCATCGAATGCGCGTCAGCGGGCGAGACCGTCCGGGCCTTCGATGCCGGTTTTTCCGGCGAGCGTGTCCACTACACCGCCGTCAATCCGCCCGGGGATGACCTCGACAGGGTCGTCGAATTGGCCGCCGAACAGCCGGATCTGACGATCACGGTCGGAGCCGAGGACACCATCGACCGACTTGCCGAACGCGGCTACGACGGGCGACTCTGTCTCCGCGTCAACCCCGGCATCGGTGCGGGCCACCACGAAAAGGTGCGAACCGGCGCGGACGCGAAGTTCGGCGTCCCGTACGACCGGGCCGCCCCACTCCTTGAATCCGCTGCTGCCGACTTCGACGTGGTCGGCATCCACGCTCACGCCGGAAGCGGCATCTCGGGTGACGACCTCGGCAACCACCGGGAACTCGTCTCGCGGATGGGCGAACTGGCGCGAACCATCGACCTGCCGCTCGAATTCGTGGACGTCGGCGGCGGATTCGGCGTTCCGTACCGTCCCGACGACTCGCCGCTCGACCTCGATTCCGTGGCGGCGGCGACGCGCGACGCACTCGGTGACGTGGACGCCACGCTCGTCGTGGAACCCGGTCGCTACCTCGTCGCCGACGCGGGCGTTCTCCTGACGGAAGTGAACACCGTCAAGGACACGCCGGAAACCACGCTCGTCGGCATCGACGCGGGGATGACGACGCTCGCCCGCCCCGCGCTGTACGATTCGTACCATCACATCCGAACCGTTGGAAAGGATGGTTCCCCCGTCGAATCGACCGTCGCTGGTCCGATCTGTGAGAGTTCGGACACCTTCGGAACCCACGTGCTCGCGGACCCGACGCGCGGCGACGTGCTCGCGATCGGTAACGCCGGAGCGTACGGCTACGAGATGGCGAGCCAGTACAACTCCCGACCACGCCCGGCGGTCGTCGCCGTGGACGGTGACCGGACGGCGGTCGCCCATCGACGCGAAACCATCGCGGACGTTACTGCGACCGAAACGGAGGTGACGTGGGAATGA
- the purB gene encoding adenylosuccinate lyase, with the protein MDSLYAVSPIDGRYAGRTAPLREYASEAALMRARVRVEIEYLIALSDLDVTPFEVAADDREELRTVYEEFDEEDAKIVKALETEGYEDYPATNHDVKAVEYFVRRSLPDGLDLGSWIHFALTSEDVNNLAHRLLAKPAVEEVLLPELAAVRDELTDMAREYRDVPMLARTHGQPATPTTFGKEMAVYAARLGKAVGEVERAAESLSGKLAGASGTYAAHVAAYPDVDWQNFSRTFVTNLGLDHTALATQVNPCDDLAALFDALRRANTILLDMDRDIWLYVSDRYLGQLSTASETGSSTMPHKVNPIDFENSEGNLSKANSDLTFLGDYITTSRLQRDLSDSTVKRNIGAAFAYCLLGYTKAQDGLGKVVPNEEVMREELEATPEIIGEAVQTILRREGHGDAYERVKALTRGKRVTLDDFRDLFDELDVDEGVREELHALTPAGYTGIADDLVADID; encoded by the coding sequence ATGGATTCCCTTTATGCCGTCTCACCGATAGACGGGCGCTACGCGGGTCGAACCGCGCCGCTCCGCGAGTACGCGAGCGAGGCCGCGCTCATGCGTGCCCGCGTGCGAGTCGAAATCGAGTATCTCATCGCGCTGTCCGACCTCGACGTGACGCCGTTCGAAGTCGCGGCGGACGACCGCGAGGAACTCCGCACCGTCTACGAGGAGTTCGACGAGGAGGACGCAAAAATCGTCAAAGCGCTCGAAACCGAGGGCTACGAGGACTACCCCGCGACGAACCACGACGTGAAGGCGGTCGAGTACTTCGTTCGGCGCTCGCTCCCGGATGGATTGGACCTCGGGTCGTGGATCCACTTCGCGCTGACCAGCGAGGACGTGAACAACCTCGCCCACCGACTGCTCGCCAAACCCGCCGTCGAGGAGGTTCTACTCCCCGAACTCGCCGCCGTCCGCGACGAACTGACCGACATGGCCCGCGAGTACCGCGACGTGCCCATGCTCGCGCGGACCCACGGCCAACCCGCGACGCCGACGACGTTCGGCAAGGAGATGGCCGTCTACGCCGCTCGACTCGGAAAAGCCGTCGGCGAAGTCGAGCGTGCGGCCGAATCGCTCTCCGGAAAGCTTGCGGGCGCGAGCGGCACCTACGCGGCCCACGTCGCGGCCTATCCCGACGTTGACTGGCAAAACTTCTCCCGTACATTCGTGACGAACCTCGGACTCGACCACACCGCGCTCGCCACGCAGGTCAACCCGTGCGACGACCTCGCGGCGCTGTTCGACGCGCTCCGCCGGGCGAACACCATCCTCCTCGACATGGACCGCGACATCTGGCTCTACGTCAGCGACCGCTACCTCGGTCAACTGTCCACCGCGAGCGAAACCGGCAGTTCGACCATGCCGCACAAGGTCAACCCCATCGACTTCGAGAACTCGGAGGGCAACCTCTCGAAAGCCAACTCCGACCTGACGTTCCTCGGCGACTACATCACCACCTCCCGACTCCAGCGCGACCTCTCCGATTCGACCGTCAAGCGCAACATCGGGGCCGCGTTCGCCTACTGCCTGCTCGGCTACACCAAGGCACAGGACGGCCTCGGCAAGGTCGTCCCCAACGAGGAGGTCATGCGCGAGGAACTCGAAGCCACGCCAGAAATCATCGGCGAAGCCGTCCAGACCATCCTCCGCCGGGAGGGCCACGGCGACGCCTACGAGCGCGTCAAAGCCCTCACCCGCGGCAAGCGCGTCACCCTCGACGACTTCCGCGACCTCTTCGACGAGTTGGACGTGGACGAGGGCGTGCGCGAGGAACTGCACGCCCTGACGCCTGCAGGATACACCGGCATCGCCGACGACCTCGTCGCCGACATCGACTGA
- a CDS encoding zinc ribbon domain-containing protein yields the protein MDPDTHGTSGCPKCGHTEASTDSISTTGGGLSKMFDIQTKKFTVVSCDNCGYSELYKDVRNRGSDVVDVFFG from the coding sequence ATGGACCCCGATACACACGGTACCTCCGGCTGCCCGAAGTGCGGTCACACCGAAGCCTCCACGGACTCCATCTCGACCACCGGCGGCGGGCTGAGCAAGATGTTCGACATCCAGACGAAGAAGTTCACCGTCGTCTCGTGTGACAACTGCGGCTACTCGGAACTGTACAAAGACGTCCGCAATCGCGGAAGCGACGTGGTGGACGTCTTCTTCGGTTGA
- a CDS encoding nascent polypeptide-associated complex protein, protein MFGGGGGGGGLDPRKMQQMMKQMGIDVDDIDAEEVIIRTADGEELVFDAPDVTRMDARGQHTYQIVGDAETREASGSSESAGAVESGSGGADEIPDADVEIVVQQSGATEDEAREALEAENGDLAAAVSRLK, encoded by the coding sequence ATGTTTGGAGGAGGCGGCGGCGGCGGTGGGCTCGACCCACGCAAGATGCAACAGATGATGAAGCAGATGGGTATCGATGTGGACGACATCGATGCCGAAGAAGTGATCATCCGCACGGCGGACGGCGAAGAACTCGTCTTCGACGCGCCGGACGTCACGCGGATGGACGCTCGCGGACAGCACACGTACCAAATCGTCGGCGACGCCGAGACGCGCGAAGCGTCCGGTTCGTCCGAATCGGCCGGTGCGGTCGAATCCGGATCCGGCGGTGCCGATGAGATTCCGGACGCCGACGTGGAAATCGTCGTCCAGCAGTCGGGCGCGACGGAAGACGAGGCCCGCGAGGCGCTGGAGGCGGAGAACGGCGACCTCGCGGCAGCGGTAAGCCGACTGAAGTGA
- a CDS encoding metallophosphoesterase, translating to MLVLGDAHADEHAHRRALFAAYREADPDVTLQLGDLMFYDLPAPTWFIGGNNEDFDVIEAMRNGLVSNSQVRNAHLLASTAVELDGLRIAGLSGNFAPTQYDRPRANLVGERRRHFTYEDVEQAMELGSVDVLMTHEAPHGLPVAEDYDVGCSHIDDLLEVLSPDLCLIGHHHQHAETTIGDTRVVSVAPTWERYYMLDPDSMTLTWHKTPTS from the coding sequence ATGCTCGTCTTGGGAGACGCTCACGCCGACGAACACGCCCACCGTCGCGCGCTCTTTGCGGCCTACCGCGAGGCAGACCCAGACGTGACTCTGCAGTTAGGTGATCTGATGTTCTACGATCTGCCCGCACCGACGTGGTTCATCGGCGGCAACAACGAGGATTTCGACGTCATCGAAGCAATGCGTAACGGATTGGTCTCGAACTCACAAGTGAGAAACGCACATCTCCTCGCCAGCACCGCCGTCGAACTCGATGGACTCCGAATCGCCGGACTGTCGGGGAACTTCGCGCCGACGCAGTACGACCGCCCGCGTGCGAACCTCGTCGGCGAACGCCGTCGGCACTTCACGTACGAGGACGTGGAACAAGCGATGGAACTCGGCTCCGTGGACGTACTGATGACCCACGAGGCACCACACGGTCTGCCGGTCGCCGAGGATTACGACGTCGGGTGCTCTCACATCGACGACCTGCTGGAGGTGCTGTCGCCCGACCTCTGTCTCATCGGACACCACCACCAACACGCCGAGACGACGATCGGCGATACACGCGTGGTCAGCGTCGCGCCGACGTGGGAGCGGTATTACATGTTGGATCCGGATTCGATGACGCTTACGTGGCACAAGACACCGACATCGTGA
- the dapA gene encoding 4-hydroxy-tetrahydrodipicolinate synthase yields the protein MTDTDTPFRGVYPAMTTPFAGERIDHELLYSDAQRLERAGVDGLVPVGSTGESATLSHDEHVEVVETVVDAVDIPVIAGAGSNATHEALELAGRSADAGADGLLLISPYYNKPEPAGMEAHFRTIADEVDLPQIVYNVPSRTGQNIAIETTVSLAEHENIVGYKAASGDLGQIGEIIERTQDEAFAVLSGDDALTLPVLSIGGAGTISVAANVEPERTCELVESALSGDYGRAQELQYELGPLFRTLFVETNPIPVKAAMEHRGYGPGELRLPLSEISPDNRAELAAILDELEETA from the coding sequence ATGACAGACACAGACACACCGTTTCGCGGGGTCTATCCCGCGATGACAACGCCCTTCGCGGGCGAACGCATAGATCACGAACTCCTTTACAGCGACGCCCAGCGCCTCGAACGTGCCGGGGTTGACGGCCTCGTTCCGGTCGGTTCGACCGGCGAGAGCGCGACCCTGAGCCACGACGAACACGTCGAAGTCGTGGAAACCGTCGTGGACGCCGTCGACATCCCCGTCATCGCTGGCGCGGGGAGCAACGCGACGCACGAAGCCCTCGAACTGGCGGGGCGTTCCGCGGACGCCGGGGCGGACGGACTCCTTCTCATCTCACCGTACTACAACAAGCCCGAACCGGCGGGGATGGAAGCCCACTTCAGGACGATCGCGGACGAGGTCGACCTCCCCCAGATCGTCTACAACGTCCCGTCCCGAACCGGACAAAACATCGCCATCGAGACGACCGTTTCGCTGGCCGAACACGAGAACATCGTCGGGTACAAGGCCGCGAGCGGCGACCTCGGCCAGATCGGGGAGATCATCGAACGAACTCAGGACGAGGCGTTCGCGGTCCTCTCCGGCGACGACGCCCTGACGCTCCCGGTACTTTCCATCGGCGGCGCGGGAACCATCAGCGTCGCGGCGAACGTCGAACCCGAACGGACCTGTGAACTGGTCGAATCGGCGCTTTCGGGCGACTACGGTCGGGCACAGGAACTCCAGTACGAACTCGGACCGCTGTTCCGCACCCTGTTCGTCGAGACGAACCCGATTCCGGTGAAGGCCGCGATGGAACACCGCGGCTACGGCCCGGGCGAACTGCGACTCCCGCTGTCCGAGATATCCCCCGACAACCGTGCGGAACTCGCGGCGATACTCGACGAACTGGAGGAAACCGCATGA
- the dapB gene encoding 4-hydroxy-tetrahydrodipicolinate reductase yields the protein MTRVLVSGATGRMGRSVIAEASARDDVHVVAGVGREPGEIDGVPVEPADELGSVLSEYDPDALIDFSVPDASVEFVKECADAGVPCVVGTTGFTEDDEVALREASEHAPVLVASNFSRGVQALLRAVEGAVTDLPGYDVELTETHHNGKRDAPSGTAKTVLDRITAAGGPEERVHGREGDAPRQENEIGVHARRAGGIAGEHEVLLANDHEELRLVHRAADRAVFADGALDAAVWLAGRTPGWYGFDEVITA from the coding sequence ATGACTCGGGTGCTCGTCTCGGGTGCGACGGGACGAATGGGTCGTTCCGTCATCGCGGAAGCGAGCGCCCGCGACGACGTGCACGTCGTCGCGGGCGTGGGCCGTGAACCGGGCGAAATCGACGGGGTTCCGGTGGAACCGGCCGACGAACTCGGGAGCGTGCTTTCGGAGTACGATCCCGACGCACTGATCGACTTTTCGGTCCCCGACGCGAGCGTGGAGTTCGTGAAGGAATGTGCCGACGCGGGCGTGCCCTGCGTCGTCGGCACGACCGGGTTCACGGAGGACGACGAAGTCGCCCTCCGCGAAGCGAGCGAACACGCGCCCGTCCTCGTGGCGAGCAACTTCTCGCGCGGCGTGCAAGCACTGCTCCGCGCCGTCGAAGGGGCCGTCACCGACTTGCCCGGTTACGACGTGGAACTGACCGAAACCCACCACAACGGCAAGCGGGACGCGCCGAGCGGGACGGCGAAGACCGTCCTCGACCGTATCACCGCCGCTGGCGGTCCCGAGGAGCGGGTTCACGGACGCGAGGGAGACGCCCCGCGTCAGGAGAACGAAATCGGTGTCCACGCCCGACGAGCGGGCGGAATCGCGGGCGAACACGAGGTGCTGCTGGCGAACGACCACGAGGAACTGCGACTCGTCCATCGGGCGGCCGACAGGGCCGTATTCGCCGATGGCGCACTCGATGCAGCGGTATGGCTGGCCGGGCGAACCCCGGGCTGGTACGGATTTGACGAGGTAATTACGGCATGA
- a CDS encoding DUF5518 domain-containing protein, with protein MSSNNTFVNSFIGAVVTIVVSFVPCSPIIGGAVAAYLSDVPTDEGIRIGAISGAIATIPMAIFGFFVVSILVFGSMPGGFLAILVLFGVIALLYTVGLSALGGYLGAYLRAERETGEVDW; from the coding sequence ATGTCCTCCAACAACACGTTCGTCAACTCGTTCATCGGTGCCGTCGTCACCATCGTCGTCTCGTTCGTCCCGTGCTCACCGATCATCGGCGGTGCCGTGGCGGCGTATCTCAGCGACGTGCCAACCGACGAGGGAATCCGAATCGGTGCCATCTCGGGTGCGATCGCCACGATTCCGATGGCGATCTTCGGATTCTTCGTCGTCAGTATCCTCGTCTTCGGATCCATGCCCGGTGGGTTCCTCGCGATCCTCGTGCTGTTCGGCGTGATTGCGCTACTGTACACCGTGGGACTGAGCGCACTGGGCGGCTACCTCGGTGCGTACCTTCGGGCCGAAAGGGAAACGGGGGAAGTGGACTGGTAA
- a CDS encoding M20 family metallopeptidase — MSADDFDPISFLESAVRTPSHESPDEMRTLLVETLEAAGIDVSVDDAGNVLAERVGEEDGPHVVLNTHIDTVPPHVPFSRGGDENGDGDRIFGRGSCDAKGPLAALLDAFLTVEPECGRLTLAVTPDEETDSTGAAALELLSDEPTSPPDAIIVGEPTGLDVCNAARGRFQGTVSVYGENAHAAHPEAGVNAIRGAAPVLSALSTFDTDEVHPDLGAPTLTPTTITGGAATNQIPADCSFVIDRRSVPPEGADEFRESLEAHLRTTAPESITVDVSLAERETPFLEAFETPADSTLVRTLREASGGEVRPFGAATEASYFAQAAPTVVFGPGVLSDDEGAVAHAPGEYVDVDEVTAAASAVTRTLRTLVQ; from the coding sequence ATGAGCGCGGACGACTTCGATCCGATTTCGTTCCTCGAATCGGCTGTACGGACGCCGTCGCACGAATCGCCCGACGAGATGCGGACGCTGCTCGTCGAAACCCTCGAAGCGGCGGGCATCGATGTTTCCGTCGACGACGCTGGAAACGTCCTCGCCGAGCGTGTCGGGGAGGAGGACGGCCCACACGTCGTGTTGAACACGCACATCGACACCGTCCCGCCGCACGTTCCGTTCTCGCGCGGCGGTGACGAGAACGGTGATGGCGACCGGATCTTCGGGCGGGGTTCGTGTGACGCGAAGGGGCCGCTCGCGGCGCTTCTCGACGCGTTTCTGACCGTCGAACCGGAGTGCGGTCGGCTAACGCTCGCCGTGACGCCGGACGAGGAAACCGACTCGACGGGTGCGGCCGCACTCGAACTGCTCTCGGACGAACCGACGTCGCCCCCCGACGCTATCATCGTCGGTGAACCGACCGGCCTCGACGTGTGCAACGCCGCACGGGGTCGGTTTCAGGGGACGGTCTCCGTGTACGGGGAGAACGCCCACGCCGCACATCCCGAGGCGGGTGTCAATGCGATTCGCGGGGCGGCCCCGGTCTTGTCGGCGCTCTCCACGTTCGACACGGACGAGGTGCATCCCGACCTCGGTGCGCCGACGCTCACTCCGACGACGATCACCGGCGGAGCGGCGACGAACCAGATCCCGGCCGATTGCTCGTTCGTCATCGACCGACGAAGCGTCCCGCCGGAGGGCGCGGACGAGTTTCGGGAATCGCTCGAAGCCCACCTTCGGACGACGGCACCCGAATCCATCACAGTGGACGTTTCACTGGCGGAACGGGAAACGCCGTTTCTCGAAGCCTTCGAGACCCCCGCCGATTCGACGCTCGTTCGGACCCTTCGGGAGGCGAGCGGCGGCGAGGTACGGCCGTTCGGTGCGGCCACGGAAGCGTCCTATTTCGCGCAAGCCGCGCCGACGGTCGTGTTCGGGCCGGGCGTGTTGTCCGACGACGAGGGTGCGGTAGCGCACGCCCCGGGCGAGTACGTGGATGTCGACGAGGTGACCGCGGCCGCGAGCGCAGTAACCCGGACGCTTCGGACGCTCGTCCAGTAA
- a CDS encoding 2,3,4,5-tetrahydropyridine-2,6-dicarboxylate N-succinyltransferase: MSRSDLEHDVRELWQRYDSGDIDADGVGTNELEVLETFLDTLEAGEVRAAEKRDGEWEANEWVKHGILLNFGLRNIEGREYGDVTYHDVLPLRETDDLPDTGTRNTPDGTVLRRGAHVGSNCILMSPSFVNIGVSIGDGTLVDSCDTVGSCAQIGENVKLGANALIGGVLEPVEGTPVIVEDDVTLGAGCRVTSGFVVGEGSIVAENTLLTPRIPVYDLVDEEVIYGHLPPNRRAFTRFVESGLGDHDLFDGGAYKPAVVALDVEDDTLAQVEREEALR; this comes from the coding sequence ATGAGTCGAAGCGACTTAGAACACGACGTACGGGAACTGTGGCAACGATACGACTCCGGCGATATCGACGCGGACGGTGTCGGAACGAACGAACTGGAAGTCCTCGAAACCTTCCTCGACACGCTCGAAGCGGGCGAGGTTCGCGCCGCCGAAAAGCGCGACGGGGAGTGGGAAGCGAACGAGTGGGTCAAACACGGCATTTTACTGAACTTCGGCCTGCGAAACATCGAAGGCCGAGAATACGGCGACGTGACGTACCACGACGTGCTTCCGCTCCGCGAGACGGACGACCTCCCCGATACGGGAACCCGAAACACGCCGGACGGAACCGTCCTCCGACGGGGCGCACACGTCGGGTCGAACTGTATCCTGATGAGCCCGAGTTTCGTCAACATCGGCGTCTCCATCGGCGACGGGACGCTCGTGGACTCCTGTGATACGGTCGGTTCCTGTGCACAAATCGGCGAGAACGTCAAGCTCGGCGCGAACGCGCTCATCGGCGGCGTCCTCGAACCCGTCGAGGGAACGCCGGTCATCGTCGAGGACGACGTAACCCTCGGCGCTGGCTGTCGCGTCACGTCCGGGTTCGTCGTCGGTGAGGGGAGTATCGTCGCGGAAAACACGCTCCTCACGCCGCGAATTCCCGTCTACGACCTCGTGGACGAGGAGGTCATCTACGGCCACCTTCCACCGAATCGCCGCGCATTCACCCGATTCGTCGAATCCGGCCTTGGCGACCACGACCTGTTCGACGGCGGGGCGTACAAGCCCGCCGTCGTTGCCCTCGACGTGGAAGACGACACGCTCGCACAGGTCGAGCGTGAGGAGGCCCTCCGATGA
- a CDS encoding SHOCT domain-containing protein: MNAFASTKVKRLFAAFVVSLLTLLAIVVFGVFGTLAALGSPAYANAPLIPAFFRAAFPYVVAFFFDAVVACVFFVWMVVAIVQGVSVPRSDRLGRMARVAEAVSPRAREVGLSEHVTPTKEDRMEELKRQYVADEIDEYEFERRMMRLLDDGRTNDGAHRDTRRWFEREFEREYEWEFER, translated from the coding sequence ATGAACGCGTTCGCCAGCACCAAGGTCAAGCGGCTATTCGCCGCGTTCGTGGTGTCCCTCCTCACCCTCCTTGCAATCGTGGTGTTCGGGGTGTTCGGCACGCTCGCCGCGCTCGGCAGTCCGGCGTACGCGAACGCGCCCTTGATCCCCGCGTTCTTCCGCGCCGCGTTTCCGTACGTCGTCGCGTTCTTCTTCGACGCGGTGGTGGCCTGCGTCTTCTTCGTCTGGATGGTCGTCGCCATCGTGCAGGGGGTATCGGTCCCGCGGAGCGACCGACTCGGACGAATGGCTCGCGTCGCGGAAGCGGTTTCGCCGCGCGCTCGCGAGGTTGGCCTCTCGGAGCACGTCACGCCGACGAAGGAGGACCGGATGGAGGAACTGAAGCGACAGTACGTCGCGGACGAAATCGACGAGTACGAGTTCGAACGGCGGATGATGCGGCTGTTGGACGACGGACGAACGAACGACGGTGCTCACCGCGATACGCGACGGTGGTTCGAGCGGGAGTTCGAACGGGAGTACGAGTGGGAGTTCGAACG
- a CDS encoding PUA domain-containing protein codes for MTEDLPALRTTADYQFGAGAGTALFPPEEDLEVRHSSSGRPQQVHADGRRLVTYATDGRFTLGLAGGHRIADALDTPAGRVIVGDESEPFVRDGKNVFAKFVADVDSDVRSGDEVLVTHENGDLLAVGRAELDADAMFDFDSGMAVKVRDGAGE; via the coding sequence ATGACAGAGGATTTGCCCGCACTTCGCACGACGGCGGACTATCAGTTCGGCGCGGGTGCCGGTACCGCGTTGTTCCCACCGGAAGAGGACCTCGAAGTTCGCCACTCGTCGTCCGGGCGACCCCAACAGGTTCACGCCGACGGACGCCGACTCGTCACCTACGCCACCGACGGGCGTTTCACGCTGGGTCTCGCGGGGGGACATCGCATCGCCGACGCGCTCGACACGCCCGCCGGTCGCGTCATCGTCGGAGACGAGAGCGAACCGTTCGTCCGCGACGGCAAGAACGTCTTCGCCAAGTTCGTCGCCGACGTCGATTCCGACGTTCGCTCCGGTGACGAAGTGCTCGTAACGCACGAAAACGGCGACCTGCTCGCCGTCGGCCGTGCGGAACTCGACGCCGACGCGATGTTCGATTTCGACAGCGGAATGGCCGTGAAGGTTCGGGACGGCGCGGGCGAGTAA
- the dapF gene encoding diaminopimelate epimerase, protein MNLSFEKYHGTGNDFVIVNENACVPHRARFARSVCDRAEGIGADGVLFLSLEPNFRPPRVIMTLVQPDGSTAEMCGNGARCAAVWAAKQANADEVMIDTLAGTRHATIHDGGATIEMGAPKFDPNAVPLAGDEPLIESRVGDYDVTTVNTGVPHAVAFVDDVNDVNLERDAPPIRHADVFPRGANVTFASRFEGGFDQRTFERGVEGETQSCGTGAVAIAAAARRLGLVDGERVSVSPPGGDLEVTVGDRTATLTGPVEREFGGDMHVSNAGRLDLEA, encoded by the coding sequence ATGAACCTATCGTTCGAGAAGTACCACGGCACCGGCAACGACTTCGTCATCGTGAACGAGAACGCGTGTGTTCCTCACCGAGCACGCTTCGCCCGTAGCGTCTGTGACCGGGCGGAGGGAATCGGCGCGGACGGCGTCCTCTTTCTGTCGCTCGAACCGAACTTCCGTCCGCCGCGAGTCATCATGACGCTCGTCCAACCCGACGGAAGCACGGCCGAGATGTGTGGTAACGGCGCTCGCTGTGCCGCCGTCTGGGCTGCCAAGCAGGCGAACGCGGACGAAGTGATGATCGACACGCTCGCCGGAACGCGCCACGCGACCATCCACGACGGTGGCGCGACCATCGAGATGGGGGCGCCGAAATTCGACCCGAACGCCGTTCCGCTCGCGGGGGACGAACCACTCATCGAATCGCGCGTCGGCGACTACGACGTAACGACGGTGAACACCGGCGTTCCGCACGCCGTCGCGTTCGTGGACGACGTGAACGACGTCAATCTCGAACGGGATGCGCCGCCGATTCGGCACGCGGACGTGTTCCCACGCGGTGCGAACGTGACCTTCGCGTCACGTTTCGAGGGCGGATTCGACCAGCGGACGTTCGAACGCGGCGTCGAAGGCGAAACCCAATCCTGTGGAACCGGGGCGGTCGCTATCGCGGCCGCTGCCCGCCGTCTCGGACTCGTGGACGGCGAACGAGTATCGGTGTCGCCGCCGGGTGGCGACCTCGAAGTGACGGTCGGCGACCGAACCGCGACGCTCACCGGGCCGGTCGAGCGCGAGTTCGGCGGCGACATGCACGTCTCGAACGCGGGACGGCTCGATTTGGAGGCGTGA
- a CDS encoding NYN domain-containing protein: protein MTEIHPSQRVTVLADAQNLYHTAQSVYSRNIDYSSLLSKATQERELTRAIAYVIQADSPDEDRFFDALTEIGFEAKIKAIKTFGDGSKKADWDVGICLDAITLAPKVDTVVLCTGDGDFAQLATHLRHEGVRVEVMGFQESSAEELIEAADSFIDLSERTETFLL from the coding sequence ATGACGGAGATTCATCCCTCTCAGCGCGTCACGGTATTAGCTGACGCGCAAAACCTCTACCACACTGCTCAAAGCGTCTACAGCCGAAATATAGATTACTCCTCTCTCCTCTCGAAAGCGACACAGGAACGGGAGCTAACGCGCGCCATCGCCTACGTCATTCAGGCCGATAGCCCGGACGAGGATCGATTTTTCGACGCACTCACCGAGATCGGGTTCGAGGCGAAGATCAAGGCGATAAAGACGTTCGGCGACGGGTCGAAAAAGGCCGACTGGGACGTCGGGATCTGTCTCGATGCGATCACGCTCGCGCCAAAAGTGGATACCGTCGTCCTCTGTACCGGCGACGGCGACTTCGCACAGCTCGCCACACACCTCCGCCACGAGGGGGTGCGCGTGGAAGTAATGGGGTTCCAAGAATCGTCCGCAGAAGAACTCATCGAGGCGGCTGACAGCTTTATCGACTTGAGCGAACGAACCGAGACGTTCCTGCTCTAG